In Methanofastidiosum sp., one DNA window encodes the following:
- a CDS encoding transglutaminase domain-containing protein, with translation MNSKQFKILIILLMVIASLFFAGYLIRYYQFANSLNQEKSLENTLFYNTQEKSNIQDKIKIMEARIEAEKEDITDLQTKISEREQSVSGLKEQINTYEKLIKYDMTVFITPDSDNIKSFANDINTNDPVQIYKFVRDEIKYVEDYLTYDYRFEYWQLPEETLRIRTGDCEDQAILLCTLFRAKGYGPDDVKVVFGLTSENTGHAWVELFYEGNWVVFDPTSSANEYIEKTRYYSLINANYKGSFNDVFYEVME, from the coding sequence TTGAACAGCAAACAGTTTAAGATATTAATTATTCTATTAATGGTAATTGCTTCGCTATTTTTTGCAGGCTATTTAATTAGATATTACCAATTTGCCAATAGTCTAAATCAAGAAAAAAGTTTGGAAAATACCCTTTTTTATAATACTCAAGAAAAATCAAATATCCAAGATAAAATAAAGATTATGGAAGCTAGAATTGAAGCTGAAAAAGAGGATATAACTGACCTCCAAACAAAAATATCAGAAAGAGAGCAAAGTGTGAGTGGTCTTAAAGAACAGATCAATACTTATGAAAAATTAATTAAATATGACATGACAGTCTTCATAACACCTGATTCGGATAATATTAAATCTTTCGCAAATGACATTAACACAAATGATCCTGTCCAAATATACAAGTTTGTGCGTGATGAAATTAAATATGTCGAAGATTATTTGACTTACGATTATAGATTTGAATATTGGCAATTACCAGAAGAAACTCTTAGGATAAGGACAGGAGACTGCGAGGATCAGGCTATCTTATTATGCACTTTATTTAGGGCTAAAGGATATGGCCCAGATGATGTAAAAGTCGTATTTGGACTAACATCTGAAAATACTGGCCATGCCTGGGTAGAACTTTTTTATGAAGGAAATTGGGTTGTTTTTGATCCAACAAGTAGTGCGAATGAGTATATTGAAAAGACACGTTACTATTCATTAATCAATGCTAATTATAAAGGTTCTTTTAACGATGT